The following are from one region of the Strix uralensis isolate ZFMK-TIS-50842 chromosome 4, bStrUra1, whole genome shotgun sequence genome:
- the INF2 gene encoding inverted formin-2 isoform X6, translating to MSIKKEGAHKKWAALKEKLGPQETDHSEANLENAEPELCIRLLQMPSVVNYSGLKKRLENSDDAWMVQFLELCGLDLLLEALDRLSGRGVARISDALLQLTCINCVRAVMNSHKGIEYIVSNEGYVRKLFQALDTTNVMVKKQVFELLAALCIYSSDGHALALDALDHYKSVKNQQYRFSVIMNELSNTDNVPYMVTLLSAINAIILGKEELRTRTQIRNEFIGLQLLDILDKLR from the exons ATGTCAATCAAAAAGGAGGGTGCCCACAAGAAGTGGGCTGCCCTGAAGGAGAAACTTGGACCCCAGGAGACCGACCACTCGGAGGCCAACCTGGAAAATGCAGAGCCGGAGCTGTGCATCCGTCTCCTGCAAATGCCATCGGTGGTGAACTACTCCGGGCTGAAGAAGCGGCTGGAGAACAGCGATGATGCCTGGATGGTCCAGTTCCTGGAGCTGTGTGGGCTGGACCTCCTCCTGGAGGCTCTGGACAGGCTGTCCGGGCGAGGAGTGGCCAGGATTTCTGATGCCTTGCTTCAGCTCACCTGCATTAACTGTGTGCGAGCGGTCATGAACTCCCACAAAGGCATCGAATACATTGTGAGCAATGAGGGCTACGTCAGAAAACTCTTCCAAG CACTTGACACAACTAATGTCATGGTCAAAAAGCAAGTATTTGAGCTCTTGGCTGCACTGTGCATTTACTCATCAGATGGCCACGCTTTGGCTTTGGATGCCCTGGACCATTACAAG AGTGTGAAGAACCAGCAGTATCGATTCAGCGTCATAATGAATGAGCTCTCCAACACAGATAATGTGCCGTACATGGTGACACTGCTGAGTGCTATCAACGCCATCATACTGGGGAAAGAAGAGCTAAGAACAAGGACACAAATCAGAAACGAGTTCATAG GGCTTCAGCTGTTGGATATTTTAGACAAGCTACGGTAA